One segment of Cynocephalus volans isolate mCynVol1 chromosome 8, mCynVol1.pri, whole genome shotgun sequence DNA contains the following:
- the TADA1 gene encoding transcriptional adapter 1, with amino-acid sequence MATFVSELEAAKKNLSEALGDNVKQYWANLKLWFKQKISKEEFDLEAHRLLTQDNVHSHNDFLLAILTRCQILVSTPEGAGSLPWTGGSAAKPGKPKGKKKLPSVRQKFDHRFQPQNPLSGAQQFVAKDPQDDDDLKLCSHTMMLPTRGQLEGRMIVTAYEHGLDNVTEEAVSAVVYAVENHLKDILTSVVSRRKAYRLRDGHFKYAFGSNVTPQPYLKNSVVAYNNLIESPPAFSAPCAGQNPASHLPPDDAEQQAALLLACSGDTLPASLPPVNMYDLFEALQVHREVIPTHTVYALNIERIIMKLWHPNHEELQQDQVHRQRLAAKEGLLLC; translated from the exons ATGGCGACCTTTGTGAGCGAGCTGGAAGCGGCCAAGAAGAACTTGAGCGAGGCCCTGGGGGATAACGTAAAACA ATACTGGGCTAACTTAAAGTTGTGGTTCAAGCAGAAGATCAGCAAAGAAGAGTTTGACCTTGAAGCTCATAGACTTCTCACACAGGATAATG TCCATTCTCACAACGATTTCCTCCTGGCCATTCTAACGCGTTGTCAGATTTTGGTTTCTACACCAG AGGGTGCTGGATCTTTGCCCTGGACGGGGGGTTCTGCAGCCAAACCTGGAAAgccaaagggaaagaaaaagcttCCTTCTGTTCGTCAGAAATTTGAT CATAGATTCCAGCCTCAGAATCCCCTGTCAGGAGCCCAGCAGTTTGTGGCAAAGGATCCCCAGGATGATGACGACTTGAAACTTTGTTCCCACACAATGATGCTTCCCACTCGCGGTCAGCTTGAAGGGAGGATGATAGTGACTGCTTATGAGCATGGGCTGGACAACGTCACCGAGGAAGCCGTTTCAGCTGTTGTCTATGCGGTGGAG AATCACCTTAAAGATATACTGACATCAGTTGTGTCAAGAAGGAAAGCTTATCGGTTACGAGATGGCCATTTTAAATATGCCTTTGGTAGTAATGTGACCCCACAGCCATACCTGAAGAATAGTGTAGTAGCTTACAACAACTTAATAGAAAG cccTCCAGCTTTTTCTGCTCCCTGTGCTGGTCAGAATCCAGCTTCTCACCTGCCCCCGGATGATGCTGAGCAGCAGGCTGCACTCCTGCTGGCATGCTCTGGGGACACTCTGCCTGCATCTTTGCCTCCAGTGAACATGTACGACCTTTTTGAAGCTTTGCAG GTACACAGGGAAGTCATTCCTACACATACTGTGTATGCTCTTAACATTGAAAGGATCATCATGAAACTCTGGCATCCAAATCACGAAGAGCTGCAGCAAGACCAAGTCCACCGCCAACGCTTGGCTGCCAAGGAGGGGCTTTTGCTCTGCTAA